The Agreia sp. COWG nucleotide sequence GCTCAGCAATCCGTCGCTCAGCGCCAGGGCGGCCAGGAGCAGATCGATGACAATCGCAGGGGTACGCGCGAACAAGCGGTAGGCGAGGTTCATCTTTCGCTTCTCCCGTGAGCCAGCAGTCCGGCCCGATCTGCCACCAAGGCAGCCTGAACTCGCGTCGCGACCTCGAATTTCGCCAGGATCGAGCTGACGTGGTCCTTGATGGTGCCGCCGCTGAGATGCAGCTGCGCGCCGATCTCGGTGTTCGACGATCCCTGCGCCAGAAGCAGCAGCACGTCTCGCTCTCTCGCCGTGAGCCTGGAAACCTGCAGCTTGGCCCGATCGTCGCCCACCGTGCCGAGCCCAGAATGCAGCACGGCCCGGCTCGCCTCCGCCGAGAGAACGACGCCCCCCGACGCGAGGCTGCGCACGAGGTGCGGCAGCTGCTCGGGATCGGTGTCCTTGACGAGATACCCCGAGGCCCCCTTGCGCAGGGCGTCGGCGATGTAGCTGTCGGTATCGAAGGTGGTCAGCATCGCTACAACGGGTCCACCTCCCCGGGGGTTCAGCTCGGCGAGGATGTCCAAGCCGTTGCGTCCGGGCATCCGGATGTCGAGGAGAACGACATCGGGACGAGTGGCGGCGATCAGCTCGACGGCTCCGAGACCGTCTGTTGCGCCGACCACTCTGATGTCGTCGACGGCCTCGAGAATGAACCGGAAACCGGATCGCACCAGGGCTTCGTCGTCGATGACGACAACACGGATCATCGGGTCTCCATCCTCTTCGTCTCCACCGTAAGGCCCAGGAAAGCCGCGACCCGGTTCGCGCGATCGATTACCCCCACCTGTCGGGGGTCTTCCCCTCGACCGGCGGGTGCTGTGGCGGCCTCTGCGGGCGAAGAGTGGAATCACCCCCACCTGAGCCGACAGGAGTCACTCGATGAGCGCGATACCCGCCACAGCCACCCTCGATCCGTCGACGCATGCCACGCAGGCGGTCGTCGGCACGCCGCGAGTCCGTGGGATCGACCTCGCCCGCGGCCTCGCCATGTTCGGAATGTTCGCGGCTCATGTCGGCCCTGATCCTGCCGTGGGGGGAATCACCGGCGCGGTGATGTTCGCAGCCGAGGGGCACTCCTCGATTCTGTTCGCGACCCTGGCCGGCATCTCGCTCGCCCTGATGACGGGCGGATCGAGCCCGAAGGGAGCCCGCGACGGCTCACGCACGAGAAGCCGTATCGCGGTGCGGGGGCTGCTCATCCTCGGCATCGGGGTCACTCTCACCGCGCTCGGTACCCCGGTGGCCGTGATCCTGGCCTACTACGGGGTCTTCTTCATTGTGGCTGTCCCGTTCTTGAGGGTCAGGGCTCGCACCCTTCTCATGGTGGCGGGGGGCTGGGCCGTGGCCGGGCCCATCGTTGCCACGCTCGTGCAGTCGTGGTGGTGGCAGTCCCCGATCGCCACCGCGTTCGCTCGCGTCGACCCGATCTCGCTCATCTCGGGTGAAGGCCTCGACCAACTGCTGGTGACCGGTGTGTACCCCGCCATCACCTGGATGCCGTTCATCCTCGTCGGTCTCGCCGTGGGTCGCATGGATGTCGCTCGCCTTTCTCGGGCGACGCTGGGCTGGATCGGTGTCGGCCTCGCGGCAACCGCCTATGGGGCTGCGGGCCTGTCCTCCATGCTCGTGCCATCGGCAGAGCTGCAGCCGTTCTCCGGGTCCTCGTCTTCAGGATTCGACGGCGTCGATGCGTTCGGCTGGACTCGTCTGCTTGGAGCGGAACCGCACAGCGGCTCGCCGTTCGAGATCGTCGGCGGCATCGGCGTGGCGCTCGTCGTGGTGGCGCTCTGCCTCGGCGTCGCGAACCGCTTTCCGCGGGCGACGGCCCCGGTCGCCGCGGTGGGCTCCATGTCTCTGACCATCTACTGCCTGCACGTGGTGGCGATCAACGTGTCAGGCCTGTCCGCAATGCCCGGCCCCGAGCTCTGGGTCCTCGTGACCTTCATAGCCGGCGCGATCACCGTCGCCGTGATCTGGACTCGATTCTTCAGGCGCGGCCCGCTCGAGGCCCTCGTGCACTCCACCACCCTCGCTCTCGTCACACCGTCACCCACACCCAACCGAAGGATCCACTCATGAGAACTCGCACTATCGTCATCATCGCCGCCGCAACCGTCGTGGTGGCCGTTGGAGCCGCCGCTGCCATCGCGGGACCCGTGATCTACCGTGATCTCGTGGTCGGACCGCCCGCTGCGGCGCCCACAGAGGATCTCGGCGCGCTCAAGCCCAGCACGCTCACGGCCGACCAGCTTGCTGGAGACTGGAAGTCGACTCCCGAGTCGTATGCCGGCTATCGGGTGAAAGAGGTTCTGAACGGCACCGACGTCACCGTCACCGGTCGCACCCCGAAGGTGACATCGCTCGTCACGACGACCGTGGACACGGTGCAGACGGCGCAGATCGCCGTCGATGTCGCCTCCATCACCACGCCGGAGGCCGCGCGCGACGAGTATTTTCGAACGAGCGCCATCGACACGAGCAGGTTTCCGACAGCGACCTTCACGCTGACGGCGCCGATGAAAATCGACCCGACCACGCTCTCGAAGGCCCAGACGGTGCAGGTCGACGGCAGCCTCACTCTCAACGGAGTCACCAAGAAGGTCACCGCTCCGATCACCGTCGGCCTGAACGCAGACACGGCCGTGCTCGCCGGGACCATACCGATAACGTTCGCCGACTACGGAGTCTCGGCCCCCGACCTCGGCTTCGTCAAGGTGGAACAGGCGGGCTCCATCGAGTTCTCGCTTTCGCTTCAGAAAGCGTGAGTCCGTCATAGCGGCGACCCGCGGCCGGTCGACACCGACGGCCGCGGGTTCGTAGCTGGGAGACGACCCAACATAGGAAACAATCCGGCAACAACGCCACACTAGGCTCGGCACATGGTTGACCTGTTCGCCGGATACGGCGCCACACTCAGTCCCCGTAAAAACAGGGGTTCGGCGAGTGCGTGGGACGAGATGTTCCCCGAGCCCAGCTCTCTGTCGCCCGTCGAGGCTCGCGCCGCCTACAAAGACGTGTA carries:
- a CDS encoding response regulator transcription factor is translated as MIRVVVIDDEALVRSGFRFILEAVDDIRVVGATDGLGAVELIAATRPDVVLLDIRMPGRNGLDILAELNPRGGGPVVAMLTTFDTDSYIADALRKGASGYLVKDTDPEQLPHLVRSLASGGVVLSAEASRAVLHSGLGTVGDDRAKLQVSRLTARERDVLLLLAQGSSNTEIGAQLHLSGGTIKDHVSSILAKFEVATRVQAALVADRAGLLAHGRSER
- a CDS encoding DUF418 domain-containing protein, coding for MSAIPATATLDPSTHATQAVVGTPRVRGIDLARGLAMFGMFAAHVGPDPAVGGITGAVMFAAEGHSSILFATLAGISLALMTGGSSPKGARDGSRTRSRIAVRGLLILGIGVTLTALGTPVAVILAYYGVFFIVAVPFLRVRARTLLMVAGGWAVAGPIVATLVQSWWWQSPIATAFARVDPISLISGEGLDQLLVTGVYPAITWMPFILVGLAVGRMDVARLSRATLGWIGVGLAATAYGAAGLSSMLVPSAELQPFSGSSSSGFDGVDAFGWTRLLGAEPHSGSPFEIVGGIGVALVVVALCLGVANRFPRATAPVAAVGSMSLTIYCLHVVAINVSGLSAMPGPELWVLVTFIAGAITVAVIWTRFFRRGPLEALVHSTTLALVTPSPTPNRRIHS
- a CDS encoding YceI family protein, with protein sequence MRTRTIVIIAAATVVVAVGAAAAIAGPVIYRDLVVGPPAAAPTEDLGALKPSTLTADQLAGDWKSTPESYAGYRVKEVLNGTDVTVTGRTPKVTSLVTTTVDTVQTAQIAVDVASITTPEAARDEYFRTSAIDTSRFPTATFTLTAPMKIDPTTLSKAQTVQVDGSLTLNGVTKKVTAPITVGLNADTAVLAGTIPITFADYGVSAPDLGFVKVEQAGSIEFSLSLQKA